The following are encoded in a window of Papio anubis isolate 15944 unplaced genomic scaffold, Panubis1.0 scaffold1839, whole genome shotgun sequence genomic DNA:
- the HBZ gene encoding hemoglobin subunit zeta: MSLTKTERTLIVSMWAKISTQADTIGTETLERLFLSYPQTKTYFPHFDLHPGSAQLQAHGSKVVAAVGDAAKNIDNIGAALSKLSELHAYVLRVDPVNFKLLSHCLLVTLAARFPADFTAEAHAAPGTSS, translated from the exons ATGTCTCTGACCAAGACTGAGAGGACCCTCATTGTGTCCATGTGGGCCAAGATCTCCACCCAGGCCGACACCATTGGCACCGAGACTCTGGAGAG GCTCTTCCTCAGCTACCCGCAGACCAAGACCTACTTCCCGCACTTCGACCTGCACCCGGGGTCCGCGCAGCTGCAAGCGCACGGCTCCAAGGTGGTGGCCGCCGTGGGCGACGCAGCGAAGAACATCGACAACATCGGCGCCGCCCTGTCCAAGCTGAGCGAGCTGCACGCCTACGTCCTGCGCGTGGACCCGGTCAACTTCAAG CTCCTGTCCCACTGCCTGCTGGTCACCCTGGCCGCGCGCTTCCCCGCCGACTTCACGGCCGAGGCCCACGCCGCTCCTGGGACAAGTTCCTAG